ATTGTTGAAGGCAAAACCAAGTCCGGTAACCAGCCCGATTTTATCAGAATACAAGCCGAAACTCTGTTCGAACAGATTGAGGTTATAATTCCAGGACTTGCCGGTATTCAGGTCCATGAAGCGGTTTTCGTCGGTGCGCGACATGCTGAAATCCCTGTCAACAAAGTTATTCAGACCGAAGGCAAATCCGGCCCAGTGTCCTTTCATCCTTGGATGGGAGGTTTTTTCTCCATGGTCTTCACCTTCCGTTTCAACTTCAACTTCTTCAGGAGCTTTTTCATCAGGCTTTTTATCTTCGTCAATTTCTGTCACTTTTACAATGGTCTCCGGGCCGTCTTCAATAATGGCAATGCCTTTTTTCCCGATTTTCAGGCGGACAGTGTCTTTCTTGTTATCGGCTGACACAATGATGACTCTTTCAGAAGAAGTACTGTCGGAAAGTTCATCCGGTTTTTCAGTGCCTGCGATCCCTGACGAATCAGAATCCTGCATGTAAGCCGGAATGACAAATGCTGTAAACACCAGCATTAATAGTAAACGTTTCATAGTTTTAATCATTAGATTCAACAATCTGAACAGGTTATTCTGTCAGTATGACGGACAGGAGGAGGA
This Bacteroidales bacterium DNA region includes the following protein-coding sequences:
- a CDS encoding PorT family protein; translated protein: MKRLLLMLVFTAFVIPAYMQDSDSSGIAGTEKPDELSDSTSSERVIIVSADNKKDTVRLKIGKKGIAIIEDGPETIVKVTEIDEDKKPDEKAPEEVEVETEGEDHGEKTSHPRMKGHWAGFAFGLNNFVDRDFSMSRTDENRFMDLNTGKSWNYNLNLFEQSFGLYSDKIGLVTGLGFAFNNYHFDGNNSITKDSLGNTVSLDYGARGINLEKTKLATTYLNLPLLLEFQFPGPPKKRLYFSVGVVGGLKLGSHTKVIYKLDGKQKDKIRDDFNLSPLRYAYTARVGYRNLQVYGNYYATPL